A genomic window from Bdellovibrio sp. SKB1291214 includes:
- a CDS encoding MBL fold metallo-hydrolase gives MLKLVLMVVGLVGMGVFMISGCSSFGTLPSKENNESFKTSAHFDAKAETFVNRRPDILKEMRERSMNFATFKEFIFGNGEERTPKKKLPETKPDFVEFVKPSPEMKVAWFGHSTVLLNFDGKMILIDPVLSKSTGPLGFLMKRFQDPVVELNELPPIDVVVISHDHYDHLDTDSIKFFKNKSTKFLVPLGVGAHLKGWGISSDRIQELDWWQTAKLEDITFIATPAQHFSGRGFWNQNKSLWASWVIKSHRHNVFFSGDSGYDIHFKEIGEKLGPFDIAFVESGQYNEKWREVHMLPEESVAAFKDLNAKRYFPIHWGMFTLALHSWREPLEKLTLAAEQNGMTLVTPKIGEVVTINDHYLSTRWWDESTTVQK, from the coding sequence ATGCTTAAACTGGTTTTAATGGTAGTTGGTTTAGTGGGAATGGGAGTATTTATGATTTCGGGATGTTCGTCATTTGGAACCTTGCCCTCAAAGGAAAATAACGAGTCTTTTAAGACGTCGGCACACTTCGATGCAAAAGCAGAAACATTTGTAAACCGTCGGCCTGATATTCTAAAGGAAATGCGTGAGCGTTCCATGAATTTTGCGACTTTTAAAGAATTTATTTTCGGAAATGGCGAGGAGAGAACTCCCAAAAAGAAACTGCCCGAAACAAAGCCTGATTTTGTGGAGTTTGTTAAACCCAGCCCAGAGATGAAGGTTGCGTGGTTTGGGCATTCGACAGTCCTTTTGAATTTTGATGGTAAAATGATCTTAATTGATCCGGTATTATCTAAATCAACAGGTCCCTTAGGATTTTTGATGAAGCGTTTTCAAGACCCCGTTGTCGAACTCAATGAGCTTCCTCCCATTGATGTGGTGGTGATCAGTCATGATCACTATGACCATCTAGATACGGATTCAATAAAGTTTTTTAAAAATAAATCGACAAAATTTTTGGTCCCCCTCGGAGTGGGAGCTCACCTTAAGGGGTGGGGAATTTCTTCTGACAGAATTCAGGAACTTGATTGGTGGCAGACTGCAAAACTAGAGGACATCACTTTCATTGCAACTCCTGCCCAACATTTTTCGGGTCGGGGATTTTGGAATCAGAATAAATCTTTGTGGGCTTCTTGGGTGATTAAAAGTCACAGACACAATGTGTTCTTTAGTGGCGACTCTGGTTATGATATCCACTTCAAGGAAATTGGAGAGAAGTTGGGACCCTTTGATATCGCTTTTGTAGAAAGTGGGCAATACAATGAAAAATGGCGGGAAGTTCACATGCTTCCTGAAGAGTCCGTCGCTGCATTTAAAGATTTGAATGCGAAACGATACTTTCCAATTCACTGGGGAATGTTCACCTTAGCTTTGCACTCTTGGCGCGAACCGTTGGAAAAGCTGACTCTTGCGGCGGAACAAAATGGAATGACTTTGGTAACGCCAAAAATAGGCGAAGTGGTGACAATCAATGATCACTATCTGAGTACACGTTGGTGGGACGAGTCGACGACCGTACAGAAGTGA
- a CDS encoding TetR/AcrR family transcriptional regulator → MKSAYQRKKQPALVKEEILKATLALAQKKGLAAITVQAVAKLAGITKGGLLHHYPSKQALIKGVFDTLMTEMDQEIDALIEKDPSPFGRFTRAYVELCFDEECLEETSAWPALCVSILVEPRLKKMWRSWMEKRLKQHKSTDSALELEIVRRAADGVWFNHISDTPSTKQYNKKLKTALLRKTYKPGA, encoded by the coding sequence ATGAAGTCTGCTTACCAACGTAAAAAACAACCCGCATTGGTCAAAGAAGAAATTCTAAAAGCCACCCTGGCTCTGGCTCAAAAAAAGGGCCTTGCCGCGATCACTGTTCAGGCTGTCGCGAAACTTGCGGGCATCACGAAAGGTGGACTGCTGCACCATTACCCTTCAAAGCAGGCCTTAATAAAAGGCGTGTTTGACACGCTGATGACGGAAATGGACCAGGAGATTGACGCCCTTATTGAAAAAGACCCATCTCCTTTTGGACGCTTTACAAGAGCCTATGTAGAACTGTGCTTTGATGAAGAATGCTTGGAAGAGACATCAGCTTGGCCAGCCCTTTGTGTGTCTATTTTGGTGGAACCACGGCTTAAGAAAATGTGGCGCAGCTGGATGGAAAAACGTTTAAAGCAGCACAAATCAACGGATTCAGCACTTGAACTGGAAATTGTGCGAAGGGCCGCCGACGGCGTTTGGTTTAATCACATCAGCGACACCCCGTCGACAAAACAATACAACAAGAAGCTCAAAACAGCTTTGTTACGCAAGACTTATAAACCAGGGGCATAA
- the msrA gene encoding peptide-methionine (S)-S-oxide reductase MsrA, which yields MKTIKLAIFIWTLFVGFASHAETAYLAGGCFWGMEELLRKEPGVTSTEVGYMGGKIPNATYGIVKTGTSNHAETVKVEFDPKKLSYENLLLFFFKIHDPTTLNRQGNDIGTQYRSEIFYTSEQQKETAYKVINRVNKSKAWGKPVTTVVSKAGDFWKAEAEHQDYLQKNPSGYTCHFVRKVEF from the coding sequence ATGAAAACAATAAAACTTGCGATCTTTATCTGGACCTTATTCGTAGGATTCGCTTCCCATGCAGAAACAGCCTATCTAGCTGGCGGGTGTTTTTGGGGCATGGAGGAATTACTTCGTAAGGAACCGGGTGTTACCTCTACGGAAGTTGGCTATATGGGAGGAAAAATCCCGAACGCGACTTATGGAATTGTAAAAACAGGAACGTCGAATCACGCTGAAACAGTCAAGGTTGAATTCGATCCGAAAAAGCTAAGTTATGAAAATCTTCTGCTGTTCTTTTTCAAAATCCATGACCCCACCACTTTGAATCGCCAGGGCAATGACATCGGTACTCAATACCGCAGTGAAATTTTTTATACCTCCGAACAACAAAAAGAAACTGCTTACAAAGTAATCAACCGGGTTAACAAATCTAAAGCTTGGGGTAAGCCTGTGACGACTGTTGTGAGTAAAGCAGGAGACTTTTGGAAAGCTGAAGCCGAGCATCAAGATTACTTGCAGAAAAATCCAAGCGGATACACCTGTCATTTTGTGCGCAAGGTTGAATTCTAA
- a CDS encoding beta-sandwich domain-containing protein: MELLWTKRIIASILVLQAPALVHAGSTGADELRTWAAQSQYEGSARISDITRKGGGDLYRLDLAKPIPLSAIKAKVKSGKVKVISIQLVNEKNERIALKAFNNVVLADSDKELLADNASSNLSILGIEIQAEAMGGNASLDINAISKVEAPKLALRNGGGNGGNNGNNGNNGDDNSNSCSRKYDAILKEKLDIIQLWAGRAEASAVGSWQEKYASKEFTKFVNEFIASIKSEKTSVASTEYTLTLLNFFTERHNASRPDSAADQGYKALATETFEVFLASLQGDQTCRVVTSDSLIKIALDFQKRQDANKPDSRARKVYEVMIGQIGKLIPSHYRKEIASKNLNFRQADTEGYKYYKLFASSKADSFLKGTYQEMSVNAYSVAEQSLLKEVKSLNNEQTYQLIVEFQTKYNDPANYPQEIMLKYLTILSDHSNFLKFMATK; encoded by the coding sequence ATGGAACTTCTTTGGACAAAACGAATCATAGCATCCATCTTAGTGCTACAGGCGCCAGCGCTTGTGCACGCAGGCTCAACAGGTGCAGACGAGCTGCGCACGTGGGCGGCTCAATCACAGTACGAGGGCAGCGCCCGTATTAGCGATATCACTCGTAAAGGTGGCGGAGACCTTTATCGTTTGGATTTAGCGAAACCTATTCCACTTTCTGCTATCAAGGCAAAGGTGAAGTCAGGCAAGGTTAAAGTCATTAGCATTCAACTTGTGAATGAGAAAAACGAGCGAATTGCGCTGAAGGCCTTTAATAACGTCGTGTTGGCAGACTCAGACAAAGAATTGTTAGCCGATAATGCAAGCTCAAATTTATCTATTTTAGGAATTGAGATCCAAGCGGAAGCAATGGGTGGAAATGCTTCTTTGGATATTAATGCCATTTCAAAAGTTGAAGCGCCGAAGTTAGCGCTGCGTAATGGCGGCGGAAATGGCGGGAATAATGGTAATAACGGTAATAACGGGGACGACAACTCAAACTCTTGCAGCAGAAAATACGACGCCATCTTAAAAGAAAAATTGGATATCATCCAACTTTGGGCGGGACGTGCTGAAGCAAGTGCCGTTGGTTCGTGGCAGGAAAAATACGCCAGCAAAGAATTCACGAAATTTGTAAATGAATTTATCGCCTCTATTAAGTCGGAAAAAACGTCAGTTGCTTCGACAGAATATACGTTGACGCTTCTGAACTTCTTTACAGAGCGCCACAATGCAAGTCGTCCAGACAGCGCCGCTGATCAGGGCTATAAAGCTTTGGCGACTGAAACTTTCGAAGTGTTCTTGGCTTCGTTGCAAGGTGATCAAACATGCCGAGTGGTGACAAGTGATTCATTGATTAAAATCGCTTTGGACTTCCAAAAAAGACAAGACGCGAACAAACCTGACAGTCGTGCGCGTAAAGTTTATGAAGTGATGATTGGTCAAATTGGAAAACTAATTCCTTCTCACTACAGAAAAGAAATTGCTTCTAAAAACTTGAACTTCCGTCAGGCTGACACTGAAGGGTACAAATACTATAAATTGTTTGCTTCTAGCAAAGCGGACAGCTTCTTAAAAGGGACTTACCAAGAAATGAGCGTAAATGCTTATTCCGTGGCAGAACAGTCTTTGTTAAAGGAAGTTAAATCGCTGAACAATGAACAAACGTATCAATTGATTGTTGAGTTTCAAACTAAGTACAACGATCCAGCTAATTATCCTCAGGAAATCATGTTGAAATATCTGACGATCCTGTCAGACCATAGCAATTTCTTGAAATTTATGGCGACTAAATAA